Genomic window (Toxotes jaculatrix isolate fToxJac2 chromosome 10, fToxJac2.pri, whole genome shotgun sequence):
TGGGATGAGTGTGAATGAATGctgaaattggaaaaaaaaatgtgaagataGAAGAGGACACTGTCTGGGTCAGCTTCAGAAATAGAAATCAGGTAAGTCAGGTAAGTATAAAGAGGTGAATGATGGAGATCTAGTCCACTTCTGTTTGTGAATATGTCTGTGGAGTTCTTTAGGAATTAGGTGAcacagtggacacagcagaAAGCCTTGAGTGGAGTGTCTTTGGAGGGATTTGTATTTACTGTAGCAAACTTAGAAATGCCAGTGTCTTAAAGGAGCTCTCTGATTAATTTCCTGACTCTTTTATGAACACTGATAACTGGGATGCACTCTGTCTTTGATTCTATTGTGTCGTCAAGTTAAGGCTTTCATTGCTTCATAAAGTCTTTCTCAATCCTCTGTTTAAGCCAGACTAATTTTCTGTCCAATCCACTTtcatcttcctcactctgtctctgtctgtccctccccctctctctcattatTTAGACTAGACAGTAGACTGTTACAGGCAGTAAGTCCAGCTCTAACTGGCCGTTGCTCTAACTGCAGTTGATGTGGAGGGTTAGCAAATGTGTTTCAGCAAATTTCATCAAATCTGTGTGACTGGGCTTCCCCACATCCTCATAATGCACAGCATAGCCACGTTTACAACATATTCCTTCACATTATGAAATCTGCCCTTATGCTTATGATGCCAGTGCAGGCTTATTAAGCCATCTTACCCCCACCAGGTCTGATGGAGCTCTCTTGCATTATAGTGTCTGTTTCTCTGGCCATTCATCATGTTTTATACCTCCACAGACAGGAATGAAAAGATAATCAAACTGCTGTAATGGTACCTCAAGCAGGATACTTTTTTCTCCTTACCTCCAATAAACTCAGCTAATCAAAAGTTATTGTGGCACTCTGAAAAGCGCCATAAAAATAGCAATTATATAAGTGTTTGAATGCTGTGTGGCTTACATCAACTGTCATAGTGGCACACAGTGAAGTTTTTTTATGAGCTTTCCATACAGGAACAGCTGGGGACAATAAAGATATTCAAGTGATGTGTTTCTGGCCAGTTTTTTAGAGTAAGCAGAGCACATCACAGGTGGACTTATCACTAAAAGATCGTATTTGCTTAAGGAAGAATTTGGACATTATTAATAGGGGGATTTAGAATGCTGCACCTTTTGCTTTTACTtcgttttttttattgtttaataaGAGTTTTATAAATTTGGATAAAATTGCCAAGATATATTGGATGTAATGATTTtggataaaaatattaaaacagaaTGGGTTCCGCTCCAGGGTATGCTGTAGCAGATTAGTTTGGTCGTGTAGAAGGAAATGAGAGATTTACAGAATATGGCATAGTTGGTTAgtggagatggagaagaagTGAGATTTACAGGGGTGGAGGGAAGAAAGGGAGGCAAGGGAGAGTGTCTGTTGAATAATTCAGCGCCCCCTGTCTGTATGAGTTAGCATCAATGAAGTTCAGGGCGTCCACCAAAGACTGCATTTAAGTGTTGCTTCTAAAACATGTTTACCTGTGTGCACAGAGTGTATCAACACACATAGgtacatgcacatgtgtaaAATGCACACTCCTTGTATGCACAGGCACACTTCATGTATGCAGACGTACAGTACCTGTGTACACAGAATTACAGATAGCTTATACAAGTGCATATGGCTCAGTCCATACCAACTCACCTAGGACCTCCCAGTTCATGTCATggatttttttgaaaaacatttgtgtgagAAATTCTAGTAGATTCGTGGGGTCTTGCCAAATCCTCTAGCTCTACCTCAAATGTTTTTAGTCATGAATTTTTGAATATATGTGTATTGAGCAAAGGAACTAAGATTAATATTTTGTCCATTCACATGGAACAAACAAAACCATTACAAGCTGTAGCTTGCAAATTTCCTGAacccaaagaaaaacagagtcaATAGggatcacacagagacagaaaaccttGAAGTCAACATAGTACAAATATCTACTTAAGAAGTAAAACCACTGAATGGAATATTTCTGCCATTTTGTTGCAAGAAAGTGAAAACTAGTGGAAATGATAATGTTTGAAAATTAGAGcttctttgctttattttttttaatcaattttattactgtaaaacattcagCAACAACTATTTATATGAATATATGTTGCAAATTATCCTTAGGGCTTCTTGGATTTGTTCAGTACAAATTTCAAACCAATCCAATGAAAAATAAGCGACTGGTTAGGCTTAGAATACACATATGAATCGCaaaaattattatatttagcTCATATATTCATAGCTAAGAAAGTGATCAGAGCTATAGACTTTTGAAGGTCCCATGAATTTcgtaaatgtttttacattaattttTTGAGACAATCTTTTACATGACTGGGGAAAAGTTCTGAATTCTGGTAGAGTTGGCATGGAATGACCCACATACGCATTTGCATTAAAGTACAAGCAAGCACTTAAAatcaaaatacacacataaacccACACAGGCTGCATGTCCCCATAGTGTGCACTGCGCTTGTGAATAATTCAGGCGTTGAGGAGAGCAGTAGGCTGCTGTGTGGGCTGGTGCTGAGACAGCAGGTGACCCTGCAGCCAGCAGCAAGGACATGGtggctctctcctctcttctcctatATTACATAAAGTGTACAGTGACTCCACAATTATCcccttttttacattttttttaaattgtacatTAAAAAATTTTACTGCATAAATCCATTAAATTTTGATTATATGATTTTCCTTAGTACTTGAACAATGTAGATATATGATTACAGAACATTTTGGGCAGATAGAGCATATTTCTTTGTGTGATACAGTCAGATTTCTCATTTACAATAGTATAATAGGAGTGTTGGTTAGTAAAGTTATCTGGCAGCTGCTTCACTATAGAGTAGTTGCAGTAATAGTTTCCTTCGCCAATACATTTTTTCCCTAAGTATTAGAATATTAGAAATTTTCTCACTTCTCAACAGTCCGAGCCAGTCATCAGAGAGGCCCCGCAGGAAGTGCTGGCCAGGGCAAATGCCAAAGGTATACTGGACAGGATCAGCACCAACCAGCCAACCAGAAAAGAGCACCACGGACATACCAACAGGATGAAAAAAGCAGCCCATGGTCGCTCCTCTCATCCCCACCTTTCTGCCAGTATTCAATTAAAAACCCAAGAGACCAAGCGCAGCAACAGTACTACACTGTGCGGATATCAGGAATTTACCAACAGGCAGCAGTCATCACAAGGTGATTACTTTAGTCCTGGATcttaagtcatttttatttagtaaCGGATACATAAAGCtgagtagtttgacattttggtaattacacatatttgctttcttgctaaGACACAGATGATAAAACTGATAGCACTCTCATTTGTCCATTGAATGTGAAGCTTCAGGCAGTTAGAAttgcataaagactggaaactgtgGAAACAGCTTGTCTGGTTGTGAAAAACATCGCCCACAGCACTTCTCAAGCTCACTGATTAAAaagttatatcttgtttgttaaatctgtacaaaaacctgaTTCTTGTTTACCTTTGGACGGAGACAGACCAGCTGTTTCCCTTGTTTCCAGGCTTTGTTCTAAGCTATGGTAACCATGTCCTGgttgtagctttatatttacacAGCTAAGAGTAGCACGAATCTCACCTATTCAGTTAACTCTTGAGTAAGTCTATCTTTTCCataatgtcaaactattcttttaaaattttCGTTAAGAGGAGTAGTAAAGAATAACGTTTGGTTTGAGCAGAAGTAGTTTAGCACATGATGTCCTGTATGATTATTCCTCATCCCCTTTTCTAAGAGCTTtctgtagtaaaaaaaaaagttaaaaaaaatacagtcctCTCCTTCTGACCTGTATctcattgttttgtctttcaggaAAATCCAAAGCACTGCGCTTGCAAGCCCTAAAGAGTGCCGTGTCCAGCCGCTTCTCTTCCTTGAAACAAGAAAGCggcagctcctcctcttccaacAGCACATCCACTAAAAGCATCAGCCCTGAATTCAACACTCCAATCatcactaccaccaccaccactcagCATCCCGTCCTTCCTCCTTCTGCCCCTGTTGTCCGTCCTCGTAGAGCTCATCAGGAGGTGCTGAAGCCCGTGGTGCTTGTTCTGCCTCCCGTCCACTTCCCCAGCTTCTTCCCACCCCAGCACAGCCGAACAGGATTCGGCCCCAGCTTCAGCTACAAGTGGAGGACCCCAGCTCAAACTGCACCCCACCCCCGCTCCGGTGGTGGCCTCTCCAAGGACACTATGGTGAAGTCCCggcctctgcctccacaaatATAAAAGAAGTATTAACTTTTGTGTCAAATGCTTACTTAAATAAAGTCAGTAGTGTTTTAATCTAATACCAAAACGTATGCAGTGTTATTCAACTGCCAAATTTCATAGAGCATGTGGATGTAAGTCACCTTAAATCTAGAGCTATTATTACTTGTCATGATTACAAAGTCATTATTATAGTGTCTTTGCATTCCATAAAGAAGAACCTTGCCACAGTCACAATCTAATCAAACTGCATATTCATGGGGCTGAGCCAATGTCATTTCAATGTCACTGCATGATGAATAGCTATTACATAGGGTTCCAGTGACCTGAAAAATTAAAGGACATATTCAAGAAGCTGCTCCTTTTCTTTTGGTAATGCATTTATTGTCACAACAGATTACATTTACATGGTGTAGAGATGAGTGAAGaacagaactgaaatgatttaCAGCATCTCtcgtttgttttgtgtgtgtttttcctttagATTGGACTGCATTCACAGAGTTCATGTCGAGTGCAGGTGGTGGCCCCGAGCCATAGGAGCAGTGTAAAGGTTTTGATAGCAGTGACAGCAGACTTTTTTCCCCCGCTGCATGtgcatatttttgtgtgtatattttgtttgtgagtGGGAGTAGACTGGCTGGATTtactgaggaaaagaaaatatagttAACCCTTACTGTACGGCACAGGATTTTATATTATGCTGTCCAGACAGGGCCAAACACTATTGTGTACCACTGTTCATATAGCCACAAGCACATCACATCTGCCAAAGTCAAAGTCTGGATCTGGAATTTCTTGCTACTAGATAAATCTTGGGTGTGTGCATAAAGATTCCTGAGGAAATTGTAAAGTTTGAACATAAGCAATGTAACATTCTTGAGCTTTTAAACTCATTTTTTCTCTAATGTATGCAAAAAAACCTACAATCGCAACTAATTTAAAGCttcaaaatacattaaaaactGTTACTTTCCTTTTGCTGAACAAGCCATTCATCAAGGAATGGGAAGTAAAAATTATTAAAAGACAATCCTTAATTGTAGTTGTAAATGGGGCAGAGAGTAAGATTTTATTTAGGTAGGGGTTAGAAATAGGcctgatgttttttgtttttgtttgtttgatttttttgtgcCAGTGTAAATCCAGTCATGGTCAAGTGGAGATGACTTGTGCTGAGAGCATCTATTTCTTGTGTTTTCACCACTCTTCCTACCAAGACCTTTATTAACCCatcaacataacaaaaaaaaaaaaaaaacatatcccatcaagaaaacatgcaaaatcaAAACCCACATCTGTCGCATCTTCTGTCACCAACACCTGATCTCTCCCTCATATCTACAAGATTTGTGCCCTGAATTCTCTCTTCCTACATACAATCATTTACATACACTTCATTATTACAATCACTTCATTCATCTGCAGAGGAGATGTTAAGTTTTTGTCTATTTCAAGTTTGTCACACATTTTAAGGAACAAAATATTTCTTATGCCATTTGGCGGGCAGCTGGAGGCTGTTGACAGGTCTTGTCTGTCTGGTCTTGGTTACATTTCTCCTTCACCCGTCAGATTCCCTTGACAGTAAGATGACAGCTTTTTCTGTCCTGGCAGGCTCCTGCAGCTTAGCAGCTCTGCCATCTAGTCCAGGAGCTCTTACTGTGCTGATGAATATATTTTACAGAAGGGGACCaagcatgaaagaaaagagTAAACCAATGAGTGGTTGCACAAACCAGTCTGTAAATagaaatttgatttttttttttttcttctggggTAATCCTATATCCTGTCTGTAGAGTGCTTGATCAAGTAATCCATCTAGCCCAGAAATCCACATACAGTAGGGCCCAGTGAGGCCAGCAGGTGGTTTCCACTTAGACACAGTAGCGTTCAGAGGCCAAAGTTCAACCAGTGACACCAAGTGACAGCAGCAAACACGCTGCAGCTTTTCCATTCCTCCTCATGAAACAGGAAAGTTTTCAcgttatgtttttttaatcatcaggCATTCTTGAGGATTGCTCTCCTTTCCTTCATCTGCGGTGGTGTTTGTTAGCATGTATGTACATCATTGGTTACCATGGCTGGTACTGATTAGGTGTTGTCGTGGCGATAGTGTGAGTGGCATCCAGGCGTCGGCTGGGTGGTGCTGTGGTCACTGGTGACGGTCATTGCTGGGGGAGTTCTGACGGCTGTTTCTTGGGTTTCAGAGTGTCTATGAGAGACTGGACGCTCCGTTTCACGCTGGTGGTCACCCGCCGGGTCACCGAGTCCGCAGAGGGCGAGGAGGAGGAACCAGCACGTTGGGACGGCGGCCGTGCCACCAGACACTTCTGATACCGCAGCTAAGGAAGAAGAGATGGTTcgtagagttttttttttttttacattttgagttGAAAGGAAGACAAATAAGGCAAAATGTATGTTGCCTGGGTGATTTAGGAATAGTTTGGCACTACACTTATTCATGGTGAATATTAAGCTACTGCCACCAGCctattagcttagcttagcccgTAGACATAAAACTTGGCCCTGTCCAGTGGTAACAAAATCCATTTAGGAATAGTGACCTTTACAATATACaacaatataatataatttaattgtCATTTCATAACGAAAGAATTGAATATGTGCTTACCACACATGCTGCCTGCACAGCCTCAGACACACAGCCTGCGTTGGGGTCACACCAAAACACATGACACTGGAAGTGCTGGTTCCCACTGTCCATGATGAAGGCAAATGTGTGCACATCCCGCCCCACGCCCATGAAGGATAAGAAACGGACACGACACTCCACCAGcacctcctcgtcctcctcctgcacAGCCATCAAAGAGGAGAATCAGAGCTCAATTAGATCTGCCTCTCTTAGCCATAGGCACATACAcatcttttatttatctattagTCCTCAGGATAGCAACAAAAAGTCCCTTGCCTTTTCTTTGATCACGGCCACCGTGGTGTCAGCAATACTGAGTATGACAGGAATCCAGTCCTCTTTTCCTGTGGAGGACAGGAGGCTGTCTATAGCCCCGTTTATGATGTCCATACCTGAGGACAAAACACAGAAGTCTGAtcagtgagacagtgtgtggAGAGATTTATTAAAGGACGCAGCATGTCTCATGATGTGTGCATGGGTTCAGTTTTACCTATGGGTCGAGACACAGATGTCATACCCAGATACAGCACATGAAACTTCTGCACCAACTCAGTCTTTGGCATGGGAAACTCTgcggagagaaaacacacagaaacacacatttgaacaaacacacacacacagatcgcCCAAGGGGAATTTTATCACACGCCAACATCTAACGCAAAGTTCCAAAAGAGTCCACACATGATAATTGGCTTAAAccagagaaataaacaaacactggtgaatattttaatattttagggTGCTGCTGACATGGTTAGGGCATGAAAAATATGTTCACACACAAGCCTGCAGGATTTCAGAGAGCTGGATATTTTCTGCATGAAAACCCAGCTGTGCATGTTTACACAATGGCCTGTAGGCAGTAAAGATTGCCATACACAGTGAATGAGGATGATCAAAGATGGTGCTTCACCTGCTTCTCAATCAGTGCAGGAGTTAACATCTTTTACCCTCAAGACCTCGCtattaacacaacacacatttaaCTTTACAAGCTTGAGATGATTTCTGACATGGTACAATGCAAAACGCTGGAAGTGGATAAATGGTAAACTATACAGTTTAAAGAACATTGATCTTTGAATGCGCTAAAAGGCGACATtatgaaaatacagtaaaacacaataaaaaggGCAGAAATGAAGAACGTCTCTTCAGAATATTGACAAGTGAACTGTTTGCTCGATCACTTCATCAATCGACACCTGTAATTTCATGGCGACACTCTACTGTTGACTCCCTCATAAAGGTagaaaatgcccaaaaaaatatgaaaaaaaaaacttttttcccttTGAAAGAATGTTGTATATTGAAAGGCCAGATTAAAATATATCACGCAGGTAGATTACAAATTGAACATAATAAAGTGACAATTTAAAAACCTGACTGTCACAGTGAGATTTAGTTACCATAGTTACCCTAAAAAAATCTAATCCAGTCAAGAGTAAGAACTGTTCTCAATTCACTGCCAAGCCATTGGATGAAAAACCTCTAGAGCTAATGGAAGGGAAACACCTCTCAATGGgtaccagctgttttttttttttaatgaaaagactATGAGTTCAAGCAAGTTATGGCTTTAAAAGATGTGAGGGATGTTTCACCAATAATAATCTTTGATCCTGGGGCTGGGATGGGCACTATGGAGCACCAGGCCTCGGCTCAAAGAAACACTAATTGGGTTTTAATGAGGTCGACTGCCTCTGTAAGTGAAGAGCCGATACAGTTCTTTTATATTCTGATGCCGAAGCTCCTTTCCCCAGTGCTCAGCAGATACACACTAGCTGAAGTTACGGCGGAGGATGAATTGTGCCGGCGCTTTTTCTCATTCTTCCTATAATTACTTGGGACTGAGAGGAACAAGCGGTGGGCCTTAGCGAAATGGGAAACGGTGAATAGAATTAGCGCTGCGAGGATAAAGCTCAGTGATTGTGGAGCGAGGGGGTTGTTCTCGAGTCAGCATTATCTGTGTGTAACTGAACCAAACACTGCTATCTTTTCtattaaaaaatgttcacagttGCTCCTGAGGCGATaaggtcattttaaaaaaaaaaaaaacatacatgatTTCAGATGTAGAGTAATGCTGCAATCTGAAACAAGGAACTAAAGCATGGAAGATAGCACACAGCTGACAAATCCAATTCTCTCACGGGGAACTACAAAAGAACAAGActcagagaaaaagggaaaatgtgtgtgtgtgtgtgtgtgtgtgtgtgtgtgtgtgtgtgtgtgtgtgtataccttgTAGGGGTACATCAGAGCTGGTCTGGGAGGAGCTGCCAGCTGCAGCCTTGGCACTTTTCCTTTCAGCCATAATCTAAACAagtggagagggaaaaaaaagagagtgggGATTAAACACGAAAGAAGAATGGGACAAAAtgagggggagaaaaacagaaaaggcaaGAGGGttgagaaaaaaggaaagaagaggaaagggatcAGAATGGAAATTGAGAGAGTAAGATATGGACGCAACAGAGGGTCAAATAATCTTAGACTCTCTTAGAAATGAGCCGCAAGCAAATCATTTTGGTCAGGAATGACAGCTGAAGCACACAAATAATGACTAAATTTAAAGGATAGGTAAGGCTGGCGATATCCTACATTTATTCCATtgccaacaaatcccatgataaaataaaaccagtttcTCAATATTTTCCTACTTCCACACCTTGTATGTAGGAGTCAGCCCGAGCCCATTTTGTTTCTACTGAAgatgtctttaaaaacaggccacagataaacagttttatgagtaatttcctaaaacagcagAACATTGCAGGTTTAAGGAGATGCTActcaaacagcattttaatgtggGTGTATGCTGTATTTTGGGGACTATATTACAGAGGCTATATGGGTAATATTTATTAGTCAGAGCAATTCATTGTTGGCTTTGgtgttttcatgggatttgtttgacaacaagaaaaatacaaattaatgCTAGCCTCATCCTTTAGGATTTTCTCCTCCAAATGATATATTTAAATTCAAGTGCTCAAAAAGaaactgtctgtttttctttgcttctgcCCTTCTGctgcagtgtacacacactcttAAAGAGTGTCCGATAGTCTGCATGGCCCCCTGCACTAAGCTGCTGCACTCTCTTCCTGCTACAGATACTTGATTAATTGTAGGTGTCATTAATCAAAGTCTATGGTGAGTCTGCAACTCTGCTCACAGGGGAACATACAAGAagacgcatgcacacacacatattctctctctctctctctctctctctcgttctctctttctctttctctctcacacacacacacacacacacaaagggagcCTGCTCAGGGCTCTGCACAGCTGCAGGACTCAGGTCACCAAGTTTCTCCGCtgcagtaaaaaagaaaactaccaTTATGTGTAAAATAGGTGGTGTGAAGAGTcatggtctcacacacacacacacacacacacagacatatgcaTTCACAGATACACACTATTCCTTCAATTTAGTGTAGGAGAtaagaataaattaatttaaaaaaaatttctcTCTTTATGGGCCAACACGCCTTTAAAGAAGAAGATCTGTATGTTTCAGGGAGATTCAGTCTTACAGGGTCACTGCTGGCGTGAGGACAGACTGGTTTCTCTTTGTGTACAGaaggcaatgtgtgtgtgttgtatgtgaaAAGTGAAGCATTTCTAATTATGTGACTTATCCCATGTGTCTAGACCAGGGGTCTTcaatgtttttcaggccaaggaccctgaaactgatggagagatggagcagggacccccTACCACCACCCAAGAGATAATTTTTAAGTATACCAAATGGGTTGCTTCATCTGGATGCTGACTAGAGAATCACTCCCAGGCAAGCACCAACACACAGTTAAGAGTGTTGTAATTGCACACCTGGCTGATGACATGGACACGAGGTCTTAAGCAAATGCTGCCCTTGAATTTATCACAGTGTGCCCCCTGGACCACCCAGATGAATGGGAGGAATCTGTCACTTAGAGTGAAGCTGGCATAAAGTCAGGAGGTGGCAGCACTTTCAGCTGGTACTGACTCAGACAGCACTGGCTCCAATATGTGAGGCTGACGCAGAGTCAATGGATGACAGCTCTTCAGCCACCACTGACTGAAGTGACAGAGTCTCAGACACTGATAGAACGTGTTGTGAAGCTGAGACAGAGTCGGGAGGTGTCAAGGCTGCCACTGGATCATACGATGGAGACAGTGCTGGGTCCAGCAAGGAAGATTCAGCAGCTGATGAAAAGCTTTAGCCGCTGCTCTGGACTTTGACAAACCTTCAGCTCCCAGTGGTTCAAAGGACATAGATTCCGATGCAGTTTGTTCCAGTaacagtgatgtcatcagtgaTATGTAGGATGACAGTTCTTCAATGGCCAGTGGTTCCACTGTTGCGGGCTCAGCTGGCAAAGCTGCAGCCACCACTTATTCAAATGATGGAGATACCATTAGACCTGCTGATGTGGGTAATGTCATCTTTGACCCTGATGGAGCCCGGCTGAAGAACCTGGCTCTGAGGATCTGCAAATTCTTCCACCAACTGAAAGGAGGCCACAATTTACTTTTTCAGATATTAAAAGGACTGATCTCCAACAAGCCCAAATGAGTATGTCTGGCATACTTGCAAAGCGGGTTGCTCATATTTTGGTGGGAATTGAGTCTTAATAGTGAATAGAAGAGAATAGTGACCTCCATGTCAGTCTGCTGCCAATCTTGTGGACAAGAGCAAACAAGCTCATCAGATTGTTTTTTTGCATCCCATCTACCAGGTGATCATCATCAATGCATATGATCTGGAAATATCATTTGTCTCTGTTGTATGTGCCTGTTTTTGGTATTAGATAGTTAGATGGTAGATAGAAATTGGCATTCAAATCATTACTGGTTAACTTGTCTTAAGAACAACTTTCACTGACTTCCTTTTTTCagttagatttttctttttggctctgAATTTGATTTTTCAATAATATGATCCAGTCAGTGGAATCagtcttttgttcttttcctaACTGTTTACATCTCTCTACAGGTCAAACTTGGTTTCTCAACATAAGGTTCATTCAGTAAGTAGATGAGTGTGAGGAGACTCAGACTATAATCTCAGCAGTAAACAGAGTGACTgctctgagagaggaggagattaCTGTttagtctatgtgtgtgtgtgtgtgagtgtgagtgtgagtggtgtgaaagagagaaagtgtgcatgtgtggatcAGGTGTGTGATGTTGCTTTATGCCTTGCACCTTTAAGGATCTGTGATTCCCTGTCCCTGAGAGGGTTAACATACTGTCACCACcatctctatttctctctctcccatctctctctctctctttcacacacacacacagaaaactcttTTCAAGAAATGCTGCTACATGGGCTCTGTAACCTGAATCTTATCTCCTGTCTTCACTATAAAGGCTCCTAAAACTTCTCCTCAGCTCCTACTTCTCTAGTAAAAGATAACAGAAATCTtgtctggggaccatgaatttttttttgcactccTAGCTATTAGTTTTATACAACATGCATGTAGGAGTGTCAGCTAAGTTACAACCTTAAAAAAGTAGCTCTAGATAACTGCATcagctgaaaatgatttttttcccccctctctcttcagTTGTCACC
Coding sequences:
- the LOC121188840 gene encoding amyloid-beta A4 precursor protein-binding family B member 2 isoform X2 — protein: MAERKSAKAAAGSSSQTSSDVPLQEFPMPKTELVQKFHVLYLGMTSVSRPIGMDIINGAIDSLLSSTGKEDWIPVILSIADTTVAVIKEKEEDEEVLVECRVRFLSFMGVGRDVHTFAFIMDSGNQHFQCHVFWCDPNAGCVSEAVQAACVLRYQKCLVARPPSQRAGSSSSPSADSVTRRVTTSVKRSVQSLIDTLKPKKQPSELPQQ